The Schizosaccharomyces pombe strain 972h- genome assembly, chromosome: I genome contains a region encoding:
- the rng2 gene encoding IQ motif containing GTPase activating protein, protein MDVNVGLSRLQSQAGAPVGTKGSNTRLAAKQRETLQAYDYLCRVDEAKKWIEECLGTDLGPTSTFEQSLRNGVVLALLVQKFQPDKLIKIFYSNELQFRHSDNINKFLDFIHGIGLPEIFHFELTDIYEGKNLPKVIYCIHALSYFLSMQDLAPPLIKSDENLSFTDEDVSIIVRRLRQSNVILPNFKALSADFMLRASPVSSRTPSPTRFPKHARFQTLNSSDSASIYSSPYTSPTLEFSKKDASARSDILKMHRRTKSATPSLEQFNEPYKQTLPSHSIEFEDSFFQPPSQKGHMQRSFLTTFSAPTRRREALFSTTSGLSQRSPVDEKIVNAIQACGRGVLVRLRLVDMLQSLVEQSSSVVLLQAVIRGYISRNTYRIRKKAYDELVNWVTSIQSISRAYLIRAQYRKVVLQEEATKSIQTLQSIIRGGFYRRKYHSLIERLDLFTPSFVLIQSSALGFLTRHAIVNMLDNLYNYIPLFNRMQSILRANMFRNEWSNFLDSVQSFPVSFHSICKGRLIRDSINRLNGSLLGELDNFIKLQNLSRGFMIRRAFKEKLEKLKASTSSFIALQAIVRAFLLRKNLESIYDSFQKSHLSVIKAQSLYRGFITRTKIDYCNDYLLKRLPDIVFMQSAVRAILLRDDVNYTEVQLDSFIPEIVLLQSLIRGYLSRNKFSRKLQNFHKNMENPIVAKSIFRGRQEGLAYRELATAKNPPVMTVKNFVHLLDDTNFDFEEEVLLEKMRKEIVQQVRDNEEIEVHINELDVKIALLVKNKISLDDVLKHHNKYKFGKQSTEYLKINTLSMKSLNNSSRKFLELYQCFFYVLQTNEMYLANYFQALKTEGTSSVKIRHAVYLVLQIFGHGSNRREEVLLLRFISQVIKLEAALVNSSQDLLSDDCVWKLLFTGYRGDVREVKLWKTILGRIHKVLVADNHLDFEINPLTLFKSFNPEVASQTDSPKLTLSLAMQHPPTRNLYVSRLRELRKLCQSFLVALSKNIENIPYALCYTAAQLKNSLQRYFPAAHKEEIFGVIGKFVYWAYVAPVLVSPDNFKLVDGSITALQRKNLYTLSSILSEIFSIESCDSKQLGFFRPLSEFIEVSKQDTMLMLERLVDVVDPEVYFEFDAFEDLVNTKRPVIYMKRDDILGIYSSIAYVIDSIAPPDVNDPLRAVVNSLGPVSEQDNDFVQDETDVKLELNPKFCTIENPVAQERTLIVQTKRYILFIIRIQNGLNLLEILVKPVTDSDEAAWQNLLAEESEKNARNYDLFDDSIFSMSFAELKYTALSNIVEMEKLGFANRRNNYQDMVNSIALDIRNKSRRRMQRQRELDAGHQSLLNLREKRAFLDSQLKSYNEYIEQAMETLQSKKGKKKLIPFSKQYFHMRDLRKSGRVPRFGSFKYPALKLYDRGVLVSISHMPQKEKLYITISADEVGKFILEATSPTVKVSSPRCELHLDDLLSAQYNKVLTLDVLDGRLKLNTNMFLHLIFSKFYS, encoded by the coding sequence ATGGACGTAAATGTGGGATTATCTAGACTTCAATCTCAAGCTGGGGCACCTGTTGGCACGAAAGGGTCGAACACTCGTTTAGCAGCCAAACAAAGAGAAACCCTTCAAGCATATGATTATTTGTGTAGGGTtgatgaagcaaaaaaatggatAGAAGAATGCCTCGGCACAGATCTAGGACCAACGTCTACATTTGAGCAGTCGCTGCGAAACGGAGTTGTCTTGGCTCTCTTGGTTCAGAAATTTCAACCCGATAAACTAATCAAGATATTCTATTCTAATGAACTCCAGTTTCGCCATTCAGATAACATTAATAAGTTTCTTGACTTTATCCATGGCATTGGGCTTCCcgaaatttttcatttcgaACTGACTGACATTTACGAAGGGAAAAATTTACCCAAAGTTATCTATTGTATTCATGCCCTTTCTTATTTCCTTTCTATGCAGGACTTGGCACCCCCTTTAATCAAGAGTGATGAAAATCTATCTTTTACTGATGAAGACGTTTCAATAATAGTCCGTAGACTCCGACAATCTAATGTAATCCTTCCTAACTTCAAAGCTTTAAGTGCCGATTTTATGCTTCGTGCTAGTCCTGTTTCTTCTCGCACTCCTTCCCCTACACGATTTCCCAAGCATGCTCGTTTCCAAACCCTAAATTCATCAGATTCTGCATCTATATATTCGTCTCCTTATACTTCTCCTACTTTAGAATTTTCGAAGAAAGATGCTAGCGCTCGTTCAGACATCCTTAAGATGCACAGAAGGACGAAATCAGCGACACCTTCGTTAGAACAATTTAATGAACCATATAAACAAACTTTGCCTAGTCATTCAATCGAATTCGAAgactctttttttcaacccCCTTCTCAAAAGGGACATATGCAACGATCTTTCCTCACAACATTTTCAGCACCCACAAGAAGACGGGAGGCACTATTTTCTACCACTTCTGGACTTAGTCAGCGTAGCCCTGTCGATGAGAAAATCGTGAACGCGATTCAAGCTTGTGGTCGTGGCGTACTTGTGCGCTTGCGTTTGGTGGATATGTTACAATCCCTCGTGGAACAAAGTTCTTCTGTCGTACTTCTGCAAGCCGTAATTCGTGGATATATATCTAGAAATACATACAGAATACGAAAGAAAGCATACGATGAACTTGTAAACTGGGTTACTTCTATTCAATCCATCTCTCGTGCATATCTGATACGTGCACAATACCGTAAAGTGGTTTTACAGGAGGAGGCAACGAAGTCAATCCAAACGTTACAAAGCATTATTCGTGGGGGTTTCTATCGTCGTAAATACCACTCGTTAATAGAGAGGCTAGACTTATTTACACCATCATTTGTGTTAATTCAATCCTCAGCTTTAGGATTTCTTACCCGTCATGCAATAGTTAATATGCTTGACAACCTTTACAACTATATCCCTCTCTTTAACCGGATGCAAAGTATACTGCGTGCAAATATGTTTCGGAATGAATGGTCTAACTTTCTAGATTCCGTACAATCGTTTCCCGTTTCTTTTCACTCTATTTGCAAAGGACGCTTGATAAGGGATTCTATAAACAGATTAAATGGATCACTTCTGGGAGAACTggataattttattaaactaCAAAATTTATCTCGAGGATTTATGATTCGTCGGGCATTTAAAGAGAAATTGgagaaattaaaagcatCAACATCCTCTTTCATTGCTCTACAGGCAATTGTTCGggcttttcttttaagaaaaaacttGGAAAGCATTTAtgattcttttcaaaaatcgCACCTATCTGTCATTAAAGCCCAATCTCTTTATCGGGGATTCATTACTCGAACCAAAATTGATTATTGTAACGACTATTTGTTAAAGCGATTACCAGATATCGTGTTTATGCAATCTGCAGTCCGTGCAATTCTTTTACGAGATGATGTGAATTATACTGAAGTTCAGTTAGATTCTTTTATTCCTGAAATTGTATTGTTACAATCTTTAATTCGTGGGTATCTATCTCgaaacaaattttcaagaaaacttcaaaattttcataagAATATGGAGAATCCCATAGTTGCGAAGTCCATTTTTAGGGGTCGTCAAGAAGGGTTGGCTTATAGAGAACTTGCTACGGCCAAAAATCCACCTGTTATGACggtcaaaaattttgttcatTTATTAGACGACACCAATTTCGACTTTGAGGAAGAAGTAttgcttgaaaaaatgagaaaagaaattgtgCAACAAGTACGAGacaatgaagaaattgaagttCACATCAATGAACTAGACGTGAAGATTGCTTTGTTggttaaaaacaaaatcagtTTGGATgatgttttaaaacatcACAACAAGTATAAATTTGGAAAGCAAAGCActgaatatttaaaaattaatactCTGTCTATGAAGTCACTCAACAATTCAAgcagaaaatttttggaactTTATCAGTGTTTTTTCTATGTGTTACAAACCAACGAAATGTACTTagcaaattattttcaagcGCTAAAAACTGAGGGCACTTCCTCTGTAAAGATCCGTCATGCTGTTTATTTagttttgcaaattttcGGCCATGGCTCTAACCGACGAGAAGAAGTACTACTTTTGAGATTCATTTCCCAAGTCATTAAGCTAGAAGCAGCTTTAGTTAATTCATCTCAGGATCTACTTTCTGATGACTGTGTCTGGAAATTACTGTTCACTGGATATCGTGGGGACGTTCGTGAAGTGAAGCTTTGGAAAACTATTCTCGGCCGCATTCACAAGGTTTTAGTAGCCGACAATCATTTGGATTTTGAAATCAATCCGTTGACtctatttaaaagtttcaatCCTGAAGTTGCCAGTCAAACTGATAGTCCAAAACTCACTTTGTCGTTAGCAATGCAACACCCACCGACAAGAAATCTATACGTTAGCAGACTTCGTGAACTTCGAAAACTGTGTCAATCATTCCTAGTAGCACTTTCTAAgaatattgaaaatattccTTATGCTTTATGCTATACTGCAGcacaattgaaaaatagCTTACAACGATATTTCCCCGCTGCgcataaagaagaaatttttggcGTAATAGggaaatttgtttattggGCTTATGTCGCTCCTGTACTTGTGTCACCCGATAACTTCAAGTTGGTTGATGGCTCTATTACAGCTCTTCAACGAAAAAACCTTTACACATTGTCAAGCATTTTGTCTGAGATCTTTTCAATCGAGTCCTGTGACTCTAAGCAACTTGGTTTTTTTAGACCACTCTCCGAGTTTATTGAGGTGTCCAAGCAGGATACCATGTTGATGCTAGAAAGGCTTGTCGATGTGGTTGATCCAGAGGTGTACTTTGAGTTCGATGCTTTTGAAGACCTTGTTAATACCAAGCGGCCAGTAATATACATGAAGCGAGACGATATTTTAGGCATTTATTCATCTATTGCATATGTCATAGATAGTATTGCTCCTCCTGATGTGAACGATCCATTACGCGCTGTTGTCAATAGCTTAGGTCCTGTTTCAGAGCAAGACAATGACTTTGTGCAAGATGAAACTGACGTCAAACTAGAATTGAATCCCAAATTTTGCACTATAGAAAATCCCGTTGCTCAGGAACGGACTCTTATTGTTCAGACAAAGagatatatattatttattattcgAATTCAAAATGGCCTTAATCTTTTGGAAATACTTGTCAAACCGGTTACAGATTCAGACGAAGCAGCATGGCAAAATTTATTGGCAGAAGAATCTGAAAAGAATGCAAGGAATTATGATTTGTTTGATGATTCTATCTTTTCAATGTCATTTGCAGAACTGAAATACACTGCACTAAGCAATATAGTGGAAATGGAAAAGCTTGGATTTGCAAACCGACGGAATAATTACCAAGATATGGTAAATTCTATCGCTCTAGATATCCGTAATAAGTCGAGAAGAAGGATGCAACGACAGCGTGAACTTGATGCGGGACATCAAAGTTTGCTTAACTTACGAGAAAAAAGAGCTTTCCTTGATTCGCAGCTAAAAAGTTATAACGAATACATTGAACAAGCTATGGAAACATTACAATCAAAGAAGGGTAAGAAGAAGcttattcctttttctaaaCAGTATTTTCACATGCGAGATCTCCGAAAATCTGGACGCGTTCCTCGCTTTGGGTCGTTCAAGTACCCAGCTCTTAAACTCTATGACCGAGGAGTTTTGGTATCAATATCTCATATGCCgcagaaagaaaaattgtataTTACTATATCAGCCGATGAAGTTGGCAAATTTATTCTGGAAGCAACAAGCCCGACAGTTAAAGTTTCGAGCCCAAGGTGTGAATTGCATTTGGACGACTTGTTGTCTGCTCAATATAACAAGGTTTTAACTTTGGATGTTTTGGATGGCCGTCTCAAATTAAACACCAATATGTTCTTACATTTGATTTTCTCCAAATTTTATTCATGA